From Mesobacillus jeotgali, the proteins below share one genomic window:
- the hxlB gene encoding 6-phospho-3-hexuloisomerase has protein sequence MNTTQYLAKVVQELSRAAYLISDEQAEKLVNQILESKKIFVAGAGRSGFMGKAFAMRMMHMGIDAYVVGETVTANLEKGDLLIIGSGSGETKTLVAFAEKAKSLGGKVAAITISPESTIGKIADLIVELPGVTKDQSAGDYKTIQPMGSLFEQTTLLFYDAVILRFMEKKGLDSNEMYGKHANLE, from the coding sequence ATGAATACTACTCAATATTTAGCCAAAGTTGTTCAAGAATTAAGTAGGGCGGCCTACTTAATTTCTGATGAACAAGCAGAGAAATTAGTAAACCAGATTCTAGAATCAAAAAAAATCTTTGTCGCCGGTGCTGGCAGATCCGGATTTATGGGGAAAGCCTTTGCCATGCGAATGATGCACATGGGAATTGATGCCTATGTGGTAGGTGAAACCGTAACAGCCAACTTAGAAAAGGGCGATTTATTAATTATCGGATCTGGTTCGGGAGAAACCAAAACATTGGTTGCCTTTGCCGAAAAAGCGAAAAGCTTAGGAGGAAAAGTCGCGGCTATCACCATTTCTCCCGAATCTACAATCGGAAAAATAGCTGATTTGATTGTTGAATTACCAGGAGTAACGAAAGATCAATCTGCAGGTGACTACAAGACCATTCAACCAATGGGATCTCTATTTGAGCAAACGACGTTGTTATTTTATGATGCCGTCATCTTGCGCTTTATGGAGAAAAAAGGCCTGGATTCTAATGAAATGTATGGTAAACATGCTAATCTCGAATAG